One genomic region from Pseudoduganella lutea encodes:
- a CDS encoding chemotaxis protein CheC, which yields MIPLTELEHDALVEIFNIGVGQAAAAMSGIVGEEVTMSVPSISFLSRSEAAQLIEDAHRHNAGTASTSGERICGVSQHYEGAFSTEALLMFPEDKSLEIVRLMVGEAIPLAELSGMEQEAMSEIGNIILNACVGTLANIFEHELHGSLPVYHVGSSDEILDATGTRADTVVMMLHIDFILEKHQIHGYVAFILDVTALTDLKDQIDQYLHRAMGLPMGSQ from the coding sequence ATGATTCCGCTGACCGAACTGGAACACGACGCGCTGGTCGAGATCTTCAACATCGGCGTGGGCCAGGCCGCCGCCGCGATGAGCGGCATCGTCGGCGAGGAAGTCACCATGTCGGTACCGTCGATCAGCTTTCTCAGCCGCAGCGAGGCGGCCCAGCTGATCGAGGATGCGCACCGGCACAACGCCGGCACCGCCAGCACCAGCGGCGAACGCATCTGCGGCGTCAGCCAGCATTACGAAGGCGCGTTCTCGACCGAGGCGCTGCTGATGTTCCCTGAGGATAAAAGCCTGGAAATCGTGCGCCTGATGGTGGGCGAAGCGATACCGCTGGCCGAGCTGTCCGGCATGGAGCAGGAGGCGATGAGCGAGATCGGCAACATCATCCTCAATGCCTGCGTCGGCACGCTGGCCAATATTTTCGAGCACGAGCTGCATGGCTCGCTGCCGGTCTACCATGTGGGCTCCAGCGACGAGATCCTCGATGCCACCGGCACCCGCGCCGATACCGTGGTGATGATGCTGCACATCGACTTCATCCTCGAGAAGCACCAGATCCACGGCTACGTGGCCTTCATCCTCGACGTCACCGCCCTCACCGACCTGAAGGACCAGATCGACCAGTACCTGCACCGCGCGATGGGGCTGCCGATGGGATCGCAATAA
- a CDS encoding response regulator, which yields MIVDDSRVSRLVARQYIVTLHPDWTVVEAGTGEEALAKAPEVQPQLVLMDVNMPGMGGLACAEQLRKLLPDAHISLLTANVQDATRNRASEIGVAFMEKPITPERIARLTALVR from the coding sequence CTGATCGTCGACGACAGCCGGGTTTCCCGGCTCGTGGCGCGGCAATACATCGTGACGCTGCATCCCGACTGGACCGTGGTGGAAGCCGGTACCGGCGAGGAAGCGCTGGCCAAGGCGCCGGAAGTGCAACCCCAGCTGGTGCTGATGGACGTGAACATGCCCGGCATGGGTGGACTGGCCTGCGCCGAGCAACTGCGCAAGTTGCTGCCCGATGCGCACATATCCCTGCTCACGGCCAATGTGCAGGATGCCACCCGCAACCGCGCCAGCGAAATCGGCGTCGCCTTCATGGAAAAGCCGATCACGCCCGAGCGCATCGCCCGCCTGACCGCGCTGGTGCGCTGA
- the rpiA gene encoding ribose-5-phosphate isomerase RpiA produces MTQDELKQAVARAAIGYVVDGEIIGVGTGSTANFFIDELATIKDRIKGTVASSEATAARLKGHGIPVFDLNDVESIAVYIDGADEIDASGAMIKGGGAALTREKIVASVSKSFVCIADGSKLVETLGKFALPVEVIPMARNAVFRQLAALGGQPKVRVKPGSDEPFVTDNGGHLIDVAGLSITDPVALENTINGMVGVIAVGLFAARGANVCLLGTAEGVKSLRWQG; encoded by the coding sequence ATGACTCAAGACGAACTGAAACAGGCCGTGGCGCGCGCCGCCATCGGCTACGTGGTCGACGGCGAAATCATCGGCGTCGGCACCGGCTCGACCGCGAACTTCTTCATCGACGAACTGGCCACCATCAAGGACCGCATCAAGGGCACCGTGGCCTCGTCGGAAGCCACGGCCGCGCGCCTGAAGGGCCATGGCATTCCCGTGTTCGACCTGAACGACGTGGAATCGATCGCCGTCTATATCGATGGCGCCGACGAGATCGACGCTTCCGGCGCGATGATCAAGGGTGGCGGCGCGGCGCTGACGCGCGAAAAGATCGTGGCCTCCGTGTCGAAATCGTTCGTCTGCATCGCCGATGGTTCCAAGCTCGTTGAAACGCTGGGCAAGTTCGCCCTGCCGGTCGAGGTGATCCCGATGGCGCGCAATGCCGTGTTCCGCCAGCTGGCGGCCCTGGGCGGCCAGCCGAAAGTGCGTGTCAAGCCGGGGTCGGATGAGCCGTTCGTCACCGACAACGGCGGCCACCTGATCGACGTAGCCGGCCTGTCGATCACCGACCCGGTCGCGCTGGAAAACACCATCAACGGCATGGTCGGCGTGATCGCCGTGGGCCTGTTCGCCGCCCGTGGGGCCAATGTGTGCCTGCTGGGTACGGCAGAGGGCGTCAAGTCGTTGCGCTGGCAAGGCTAA
- a CDS encoding oxidative damage protection protein produces the protein MARTVQCIKLNKEAEGLDFPPYPGELGKKIYESVSKEAWAAWLKHQTMLVNENRLNLADVRARKYLAAQMEKHFFGEGADEAQGYVPPPA, from the coding sequence ATGGCCCGTACCGTCCAATGCATCAAACTGAACAAGGAAGCCGAAGGCCTCGACTTCCCGCCGTATCCCGGCGAACTGGGCAAGAAAATCTATGAATCCGTGTCGAAAGAGGCCTGGGCGGCCTGGCTGAAGCACCAGACCATGCTGGTCAACGAAAACCGCCTGAACCTGGCCGACGTGCGCGCCCGCAAGTACCTGGCCGCGCAGATGGAAAAACACTTCTTCGGCGAAGGCGCCGATGAAGCGCAGGGTTACGTGCCGCCACCGGCTTAA
- the argA gene encoding amino-acid N-acetyltransferase, whose protein sequence is MENPVEFVQWLRSVAPYIHAFRGKTFVVAFPGELVAAGALPVLAHDLSLLHALGIKVVVVYGSRPQVAEQLALRNVEGRFHNGIRVTDTAAMECAKEAAGELRLDIEAAFSQGLPNTPMSNAAIRVISGNFVTARPLGVIDGVDLELTGVTRKVDAETIHSILAAGGVILLSPLGFSPTGEAFNLTMEDVAVSAAVALHADKLIFITETEMLRDLAGTEIRELSSHMAEAVLQANFLSPESAFYLRHCVKACNSGVERSHIVPFAMDGSAMLELFTHDGVGTMISHENLESLRPATIEDVGGIIKLIEPLEADGTLVKRGRELIEREINYFSVIEHDGVIFGCAALYPFPEEKMAEMACLTVNPEVQAQGDGERILKHMENRARASGVTKLFVLTTRTAHWFIKRGFVPATVDALPKDRQRMYNYQRKSQVLVKTL, encoded by the coding sequence ATGGAAAACCCCGTCGAATTCGTCCAGTGGCTGCGTTCCGTCGCGCCTTATATCCACGCCTTCCGCGGCAAGACTTTCGTGGTGGCCTTCCCCGGTGAACTGGTGGCCGCCGGCGCCCTGCCGGTCCTGGCGCACGACCTGTCGCTGCTGCACGCCCTCGGCATCAAGGTCGTCGTCGTGTACGGCTCGCGCCCGCAGGTCGCCGAACAGCTGGCGCTGCGTAACGTCGAAGGCCGCTTCCACAACGGTATCCGCGTCACCGATACCGCCGCGATGGAATGCGCGAAGGAAGCCGCCGGCGAACTGCGCCTCGACATCGAGGCAGCGTTCAGCCAGGGCTTGCCGAACACGCCGATGTCGAACGCGGCGATCCGTGTCATTTCCGGCAACTTCGTCACGGCACGCCCGCTGGGCGTCATCGACGGCGTCGACCTGGAACTGACCGGCGTGACCCGCAAGGTCGATGCCGAGACGATCCACTCGATCCTCGCCGCCGGCGGCGTGATCCTGCTGTCGCCGCTGGGTTTCTCGCCCACCGGCGAAGCCTTCAACCTGACGATGGAAGACGTGGCCGTGTCCGCCGCGGTGGCGCTGCATGCCGACAAGCTGATCTTCATCACCGAGACCGAGATGCTGCGCGACCTGGCCGGCACCGAAATCCGTGAACTGTCGTCGCACATGGCCGAAGCCGTGTTGCAGGCGAATTTCCTGTCGCCGGAAAGCGCGTTCTACCTGCGCCACTGCGTCAAGGCCTGCAACAGCGGCGTCGAGCGCTCGCACATCGTGCCGTTCGCGATGGACGGTTCGGCCATGCTCGAACTGTTCACGCACGATGGCGTGGGCACGATGATCAGCCACGAAAACCTGGAAAGCCTGCGACCCGCCACAATTGAGGACGTTGGCGGGATTATCAAGCTCATCGAACCACTGGAAGCGGATGGCACGCTCGTCAAGCGCGGCCGCGAGCTGATCGAACGGGAAATCAATTATTTTTCCGTCATCGAACACGATGGCGTGATCTTCGGCTGCGCCGCGCTGTATCCGTTCCCCGAAGAGAAAATGGCCGAAATGGCATGCCTGACCGTCAACCCCGAAGTGCAGGCGCAGGGCGACGGCGAACGTATCCTGAAACACATGGAAAACCGCGCGCGCGCGTCCGGCGTCACGAAACTGTTCGTGCTGACCACGCGCACGGCGCACTGGTTCATCAAGCGCGGCTTCGTGCCCGCCACCGTGGACGCGCTGCCGAAAGACCGCCAGCGCATGTACAACTACCAGCGCAAGTCGCAGGTGCTGGTGAAGACACTGTAA
- the hrpA gene encoding ATP-dependent RNA helicase HrpA: MSEAIKQSPSSSSPQPNEARAPRRDDGRRGGAPREKATPEQGAANEKRAPRQGGAREKPTPEQVAAREAERLFRNPLPPITFPEDLPVSGRRREIAEALSKHQVVIVSGETGSGKTTQLPKICLELGRGQKGLIGHTQPRRIAASSTAKRIAQELGTPLGEHVGYKVRFNDTLHKGASVKLMTDGILLAETQTDPLLKGYDTIIIDEAHERSLNIDFLLGYLKQLLPRRPDLKVIITSATIDAERFARHFSQEGKPRVPVIEVSGRLYAVEVRYRPVERDPVTLPEGVNAAKPQLRTAAAARDKRDLMDAIVDGVDEVCRIGPGDVLVFLPGEREIRDAAEALRKHHPPHVEILPLFARLSVEEQDRVFRTTNQRRIVLATNVAETSLTVPGIRYVVDAGTARVKRYSYRNKVEQLQVEPVAQSAANQRAGRCGRVADGVCIRLYEEEDFNKRPKFTDPEILRSSLASVILRMKSLHLTDVETFPFIEPPLARAIADGYQLLQELGAVDDDNKLTNLGRKLAKLPLDPRVGRMILAAQEFTCLTEVLIVAAALSVQDPRDRPIEHQQAADQAHQKFADEKSEFLSYVKIWRWFEDAIEHKKTNRQLQDNCRANFLSQVRLREWRDVHSQLLTLVKEQGWRMNESPATYEQLHMALLTGLLGNVGFKMEDDPGYLGARGIKFNIWPGSSLGKKAGKWVMAAELVETTRLYARTIAKIEPEWVEKIGAHLLRKSWGEPRWEKRPAQVTAAEKATLYGLTIYSQRRINYALYNPAEAREIFIRDALVAGDYDTRAPFFAHNHRLVKEIENLEHKSRRQDVLVDEQLIEAFYDKLIPHDVVNGAGFETWYKKAAQAEPKILYLVKEDLMRHEAAGVTTELFPKKLLAAGVEMALTYHFEPGTVRDGVTLHVPLYALNQLSRERCEWLVPGMLKEKVHLLLKSLPQKLRRHMVPLPEYAQKFCERVADKFGRGDLIDAIIADIREQITITVLTGDFKPEQLPAHHFMNFKVIDEHGRQLDMGRNLATLQAEYGAQARQSFQKMAENAPPASAASLAQLGGARPDKGADRGAKHGGIAGEVKAGGMPGAALPAPAAAAPAPAGAHTNITSWSFGELPELLEIVQGKLTLIGFPALVDKGAHCDLEVFDDPNVAARTHRIGLRRLFALQMKDQIKFVEKSIPNLQQMGMQFMSMGTQEELRDQIIAKAIDIACLQDPLPTDAATFNKRKDEGKSRLVLLVNEIARLVSQVLTEFHGLPKRLQGINQQAAADMQEQLKGLVHKRFLLDTEFTQLAHFPRYLKAMNVRLEKLRADPARDAKAMADWHQAAQPYLRVVRDKSAGKNTDPKLVEYRWLLEELRVSLFAQELRTPAPVSVKRLFKVWESMQR, from the coding sequence ATGTCTGAAGCCATCAAGCAGTCCCCTTCCTCTTCTTCCCCGCAACCGAACGAAGCGCGCGCCCCGCGCCGCGATGACGGCCGCCGTGGCGGTGCGCCACGGGAAAAAGCAACGCCGGAGCAGGGTGCCGCGAACGAAAAGCGCGCGCCGAGGCAGGGGGGCGCGCGCGAAAAACCCACGCCCGAGCAGGTCGCTGCGCGCGAGGCCGAGCGCCTGTTCCGCAATCCGCTCCCGCCGATCACGTTTCCGGAAGACCTGCCGGTCTCGGGCCGGCGGCGCGAGATCGCCGAGGCGCTGTCGAAGCACCAGGTCGTCATCGTGTCGGGCGAAACCGGTTCCGGCAAGACCACGCAGCTGCCGAAGATCTGCCTGGAACTGGGCCGCGGGCAGAAGGGGCTGATCGGCCACACGCAGCCGCGGCGGATCGCCGCCTCGTCGACGGCCAAGCGCATCGCCCAGGAACTGGGCACGCCGCTGGGCGAGCACGTGGGCTACAAGGTGCGCTTCAACGACACGCTGCACAAGGGCGCCTCCGTGAAGCTGATGACGGACGGTATCCTGCTGGCCGAAACGCAGACCGACCCGCTGCTCAAGGGCTACGACACGATCATCATCGACGAGGCCCACGAACGCAGCCTGAACATCGACTTCCTGCTCGGTTACCTGAAGCAGCTGCTGCCGCGCCGGCCGGACCTGAAAGTGATCATCACGTCCGCGACGATCGATGCGGAACGCTTCGCCCGGCACTTCAGCCAGGAGGGCAAGCCGCGCGTGCCGGTGATCGAGGTATCGGGGCGACTGTATGCGGTGGAAGTGCGCTACCGTCCCGTGGAGCGCGATCCGGTCACGCTGCCGGAAGGGGTGAACGCCGCGAAGCCGCAACTGCGCACGGCGGCCGCCGCCCGCGACAAGCGCGACCTGATGGATGCCATCGTCGACGGTGTCGATGAAGTGTGCCGCATCGGCCCGGGCGACGTGCTCGTGTTCCTGCCGGGCGAACGCGAAATCCGCGACGCCGCCGAGGCGCTGCGCAAGCACCACCCGCCGCACGTGGAAATCCTGCCGCTGTTCGCCCGCCTGTCGGTGGAAGAGCAGGACCGCGTGTTCCGCACCACGAACCAGCGGCGCATCGTCCTCGCCACCAACGTGGCGGAAACGTCGCTGACGGTGCCGGGCATCCGTTACGTGGTCGATGCGGGCACGGCGCGCGTAAAGCGCTACAGCTACCGCAACAAGGTCGAGCAGCTGCAGGTCGAGCCGGTGGCGCAGTCGGCGGCGAACCAGCGCGCTGGCCGTTGCGGCCGCGTGGCCGACGGCGTGTGCATCCGCCTGTACGAGGAAGAGGATTTCAACAAGCGGCCGAAATTCACCGATCCGGAAATCCTGCGCTCGTCGCTCGCTTCCGTCATCCTGCGCATGAAGTCGCTGCACCTGACGGATGTGGAGACGTTCCCGTTCATCGAGCCGCCGCTGGCGCGCGCGATCGCCGACGGCTACCAGCTGCTGCAGGAGCTGGGCGCCGTCGACGACGACAACAAGCTGACGAACCTGGGCCGCAAGCTGGCCAAGCTGCCGCTCGACCCGCGCGTGGGCCGCATGATCCTGGCCGCGCAGGAGTTCACGTGCCTGACCGAGGTGCTGATCGTGGCCGCCGCGCTGTCGGTGCAGGACCCGCGCGACCGCCCCATCGAGCACCAGCAGGCGGCCGACCAGGCGCACCAGAAGTTCGCCGATGAAAAGTCCGAATTCCTCTCGTACGTCAAGATCTGGCGCTGGTTCGAGGATGCCATCGAGCACAAGAAGACCAACCGGCAATTGCAGGACAACTGCCGCGCCAACTTCCTGTCGCAGGTGCGCCTGCGCGAGTGGCGCGACGTGCATTCGCAACTGCTCACGCTCGTGAAGGAGCAGGGCTGGCGCATGAATGAATCGCCGGCCACGTACGAGCAGCTGCACATGGCACTGCTCACTGGCCTCTTGGGCAACGTGGGCTTCAAGATGGAAGACGACCCCGGCTACCTGGGCGCGCGCGGCATCAAGTTCAACATCTGGCCCGGCTCGTCGCTGGGCAAGAAGGCGGGCAAGTGGGTGATGGCGGCCGAACTGGTGGAGACCACGCGGCTGTATGCGCGCACGATCGCGAAGATCGAGCCGGAATGGGTGGAAAAGATCGGCGCCCACCTGCTGAGGAAATCGTGGGGCGAGCCGCGCTGGGAAAAGCGCCCGGCGCAGGTGACGGCGGCCGAGAAGGCCACGCTGTACGGCCTGACGATCTACAGCCAGCGCCGCATCAACTACGCGTTGTACAACCCGGCCGAGGCACGCGAGATCTTCATCCGCGATGCGCTGGTGGCCGGCGACTACGATACGCGCGCGCCGTTCTTCGCGCACAACCACCGCCTGGTGAAGGAGATCGAAAACCTCGAACACAAGTCGCGCCGGCAGGACGTGCTGGTGGACGAACAACTGATCGAAGCGTTCTACGACAAGCTGATCCCGCACGACGTGGTCAATGGCGCCGGCTTCGAGACCTGGTACAAGAAGGCCGCGCAGGCGGAGCCGAAGATCCTGTACCTCGTCAAGGAAGACCTGATGCGCCATGAGGCGGCGGGCGTGACGACGGAGCTGTTCCCGAAGAAGTTGCTGGCCGCCGGCGTGGAAATGGCACTCACGTACCACTTCGAGCCGGGCACGGTGCGCGATGGCGTCACGCTGCACGTGCCGCTGTATGCGCTGAACCAGCTCTCGCGCGAGCGCTGCGAGTGGCTGGTGCCGGGCATGCTGAAGGAGAAGGTGCACCTGCTGCTGAAATCGCTGCCGCAAAAGCTGCGGCGGCACATGGTGCCGCTGCCCGAGTACGCGCAAAAGTTCTGCGAGCGCGTGGCCGACAAGTTCGGCCGCGGCGACCTGATTGACGCGATCATCGCCGACATCCGCGAGCAGATCACGATCACGGTGCTGACCGGCGACTTCAAGCCGGAACAACTGCCGGCGCACCACTTCATGAACTTCAAGGTGATCGACGAGCATGGCCGCCAGCTGGACATGGGCCGCAACCTCGCCACCTTGCAGGCGGAGTATGGCGCGCAGGCGCGGCAGAGCTTCCAGAAGATGGCGGAGAATGCGCCGCCCGCATCGGCCGCTTCGCTGGCGCAGCTGGGCGGCGCCAGGCCTGACAAAGGCGCGGACCGGGGCGCAAAGCACGGTGGTATCGCTGGGGAAGTCAAGGCGGGTGGCATGCCGGGGGCGGCCCTGCCGGCGCCTGCGGCTGCTGCGCCGGCACCGGCCGGAGCGCACACGAACATCACGTCATGGTCGTTCGGCGAACTGCCGGAGCTGCTGGAGATCGTGCAGGGCAAGCTGACCCTGATCGGCTTCCCGGCGCTGGTGGACAAGGGCGCGCACTGCGACCTGGAAGTGTTCGACGATCCGAACGTGGCGGCGCGCACGCACCGCATCGGCCTGCGCCGGCTGTTCGCGCTGCAGATGAAGGACCAGATCAAGTTCGTGGAGAAAAGCATCCCGAACCTGCAGCAGATGGGCATGCAGTTCATGAGCATGGGCACGCAGGAGGAACTGCGCGACCAGATCATTGCCAAGGCGATCGACATCGCCTGCCTGCAGGATCCGCTGCCGACGGATGCGGCCACGTTCAACAAGCGCAAGGACGAAGGCAAGTCGCGCCTGGTGTTGCTGGTGAACGAGATCGCGCGGCTGGTCTCGCAGGTGCTGACGGAATTCCACGGCTTGCCGAAGCGGCTGCAGGGCATCAACCAGCAGGCCGCCGCCGACATGCAGGAGCAGTTGAAAGGGCTGGTGCACAAGCGCTTCCTGCTCGATACCGAGTTCACCCAGCTGGCGCATTTCCCCCGCTACCTGAAGGCGATGAACGTGCGGCTGGAAAAGCTGCGCGCCGATCCCGCGCGCGACGCCAAGGCGATGGCCGACTGGCACCAGGCCGCGCAGCCTTACCTGCGCGTGGTGCGCGACAAGTCGGCCGGCAAGAATACCGATCCGAAGCTGGTGGAGTATCGCTGGCTGCTGGAGGAATTGCGGGTGTCGCTGTTCGCGCAGGAGCTGCGCACGCCGGCGCCGGTGTCGGTCAAGCGGCTCTTCAAGGTATGGGAGTCCATGCAGAGGTAA
- a CDS encoding PRC-barrel domain-containing protein — protein sequence MSYLDRDPFGIYRDRDNDGPGPHLMGADTLMGEDVYNRQEEDLGDIKEIMIDMQSGKIAYAVLSFGGILGMGDKLFAVPWQALQLDTVNKRFILDVAKERLENAPGFDKDRWPDMASAEFGSQISSFWGGAAQAMPGQMTSTGSVMGSGSSTMQSGSSFGQSQSGNLSGSSGSSMGNSMGSGSGLSSQSGSLGSSTGLGSSSLDLGRGDADLTDKNVNQAGGLSNQNTSYDPNKKF from the coding sequence ATGAGCTATCTCGACCGAGACCCGTTTGGCATTTACCGTGACCGCGACAATGACGGCCCAGGCCCGCACCTGATGGGTGCCGACACGCTGATGGGCGAAGACGTCTACAACCGCCAGGAAGAAGACCTGGGCGACATTAAAGAAATCATGATCGACATGCAGTCCGGCAAGATCGCCTATGCCGTGCTGTCGTTCGGCGGCATCCTGGGCATGGGCGACAAGCTGTTCGCCGTGCCGTGGCAAGCCCTGCAACTCGATACCGTGAACAAGCGTTTCATTCTCGACGTGGCGAAAGAGCGCCTGGAAAACGCGCCCGGCTTCGACAAGGACCGCTGGCCCGACATGGCCAGCGCCGAATTCGGCAGCCAGATCAGCAGTTTCTGGGGCGGTGCCGCACAGGCGATGCCGGGCCAGATGACCTCCACCGGCAGCGTGATGGGCAGCGGCAGCAGCACCATGCAGAGCGGCTCCAGCTTTGGCCAGAGCCAGTCGGGCAACCTGTCCGGCAGCTCGGGCAGCAGCATGGGCAACAGCATGGGCAGCGGCAGCGGCCTGTCGAGCCAGAGCGGCAGCCTGGGCAGCAGCACCGGCCTGGGCAGCAGCAGCCTGGACCTGGGGCGCGGCGATGCCGACCTGACGGACAAGAACGTCAACCAGGCCGGCGGCCTGTCGAACCAGAACACCAGCTACGATCCAAACAAGAAGTTCTGA
- a CDS encoding extracellular catalytic domain type 1 short-chain-length polyhydroxyalkanoate depolymerase: MAKRNAGARLVRSLMKAGTAHQKAAAKMVGTMLTLPKSSVRKRPAKKAATAAPRVRTPPATPVAPGRWLVGHHAAGAQQMQYWLYLPQGEVPAKGMPLVLMLHGCQQTATQFAQGTRMNTVAEKKGYAVLYVQQPVTVHAQRCWRWFDRATQAGGGDVQPVAAILAKVLTQYPIDRRRVYACGISAGAGLANIMALNFPDVFAAVGLHSGPVFGVGHGTVGALGVMRHGGGIHTEPAIREVLARRANFPMMPAILIQGDADTVVHAVNQQQLVRQSLLLNGVPADAPVKVTRRGTRSGHEIRDYHVGSKVVLRVVRVDTLDHAWSGGDPQFAFHAKGPDASRMMLEFFGKHRR, encoded by the coding sequence ATGGCGAAACGGAATGCCGGCGCGCGCCTGGTGCGCAGCCTGATGAAGGCGGGTACCGCGCATCAGAAGGCGGCAGCGAAGATGGTCGGCACGATGCTGACGTTGCCGAAAAGTAGTGTCCGCAAGCGGCCGGCGAAGAAGGCGGCCACCGCCGCGCCGCGCGTGCGCACGCCGCCGGCCACGCCCGTGGCACCGGGGCGCTGGCTGGTCGGGCATCACGCGGCGGGCGCCCAGCAGATGCAGTACTGGCTGTACCTGCCGCAGGGCGAGGTGCCGGCGAAAGGCATGCCCCTGGTGCTGATGCTGCATGGCTGCCAGCAGACGGCGACCCAGTTCGCGCAAGGCACGCGCATGAACACGGTGGCGGAAAAGAAGGGGTACGCGGTGCTGTATGTGCAGCAACCGGTCACCGTGCACGCGCAGCGGTGCTGGCGCTGGTTCGACCGCGCCACGCAGGCCGGCGGCGGCGACGTGCAACCGGTGGCGGCGATCCTCGCGAAGGTATTGACCCAGTATCCGATCGACCGGCGCCGCGTGTATGCATGCGGCATCTCGGCCGGCGCCGGCCTGGCCAATATCATGGCGCTGAACTTCCCGGACGTTTTTGCGGCGGTGGGCCTGCACTCCGGGCCCGTGTTCGGCGTTGGCCACGGCACCGTCGGCGCGCTGGGCGTGATGCGCCACGGCGGCGGGATACACACCGAGCCTGCCATCCGCGAAGTGCTGGCGCGGCGCGCCAATTTTCCAATGATGCCGGCGATCCTGATCCAGGGCGATGCCGACACGGTGGTGCATGCCGTGAACCAGCAGCAGCTCGTGCGCCAAAGCCTGCTGTTGAACGGCGTGCCGGCCGATGCACCGGTCAAAGTGACGCGACGGGGTACCCGCAGCGGGCATGAAATCCGCGACTACCACGTGGGCAGCAAGGTGGTGCTGCGCGTGGTGCGGGTCGATACGCTGGACCATGCATGGAGCGGTGGCGATCCGCAGTTTGCCTTCCATGCGAAAGGGCCGGATGCGAGCCGGATGATGCTGGAGTTTTTCGGCAAGCACCGCCGGTAG
- a CDS encoding HNH endonuclease, which yields MVEVFLGVLSVLIGYQIYVSFYFGGKKFLDVKNSVAIYTKNCNDLNEHIEELKSTYSYVRSINYGDSHLQDDSRYNMKRRKWSENKNSTWVHNCSSSVVKNANNQPFKYLCKYFDIKSDEEQVSKLEEVLNNFSAAEQGKVLLSNERDRIVSDINSEIPTLVSIFSGKRLIKELGFRDIDLSDLYFPVYTFQYVSPGGNSSSKCVIKLDLRNLEALLSYLGALVKFRKSIAGQRALMTVALRERIKARDNFTCKLCSLSSSTERNLLLEIDHIIPLSKGGVTSEENLQTLCWKCNRTKGAKIL from the coding sequence GTGGTTGAGGTATTTCTTGGTGTTTTATCGGTACTTATAGGTTACCAGATTTACGTTTCTTTCTACTTTGGCGGGAAGAAATTTTTAGATGTGAAAAATAGTGTTGCCATTTATACGAAAAACTGCAATGACCTTAATGAACATATCGAAGAGTTGAAATCGACTTATTCATATGTTCGGTCTATCAACTATGGCGATAGTCACTTACAAGATGATAGTCGATATAACATGAAAAGGCGAAAATGGAGTGAAAATAAGAACAGCACATGGGTGCATAACTGTTCATCTTCGGTTGTGAAGAATGCGAATAACCAGCCTTTCAAATATCTTTGTAAATATTTCGATATCAAGTCCGACGAAGAGCAGGTCTCCAAACTGGAGGAGGTATTGAATAATTTTTCCGCCGCGGAGCAAGGTAAGGTTCTGCTAAGTAACGAGCGAGATAGAATTGTTTCTGATATTAATAGTGAAATACCAACTCTTGTATCTATATTTAGTGGAAAGCGGCTAATTAAAGAATTGGGCTTTAGGGACATTGATTTAAGCGACTTGTATTTCCCGGTTTATACTTTTCAGTATGTATCCCCGGGCGGTAATAGCTCATCCAAATGTGTTATAAAGTTGGATTTGAGGAATCTGGAGGCGCTTTTATCATATCTTGGCGCGTTGGTAAAATTCAGAAAAAGTATTGCGGGGCAACGAGCTTTAATGACAGTGGCTCTGCGCGAAAGAATAAAAGCTAGAGATAACTTCACTTGCAAGTTATGCTCATTGTCATCTTCGACAGAAAGAAATCTCTTGCTCGAAATTGATCATATCATTCCTCTATCAAAGGGCGGGGTTACTTCGGAGGAAAATTTACAGACTTTGTGCTGGAAGTGTAATCGCACAAAGGGGGCGAAGATTCTGTAG